In Sebastes fasciatus isolate fSebFas1 chromosome 24, fSebFas1.pri, whole genome shotgun sequence, the following are encoded in one genomic region:
- the LOC141762602 gene encoding transcription factor 15 produces the protein MKSTAGTDGFTSDLDDLDSGSDSSDGGCSPRREPGEVAEEEAGGGSRRGRRRRRRRRSSGGDACVAGVSKQRQAANARERDRTHSVNTAFTALRTLIPTEPADRKLSKIETLRLASSYISHLANVLLLGEDCRDGQPCLGYQSILHGTTVHSAPSLRPICTFCLSNQRKLLRDGGKHSAAV, from the exons ATGAAGTCCACTGCAGGCACCGACGGCTTCACCTCTGACCTGGACGACCTGGACAGCGGCAGCGACAGCTCGGACGGCGGCTGCAGCCCCCGCAGAGAGCCGGGTGAGGTGGCTGAAGAGGAGGCCGGAGGAGGCTCCCGGAGAGGCAGACGGAGGAGAAGGCGGAGACGCAGCAGCGGTGGAGACGCGTGCGTCGCCGGTGTGAGCAAACAGAGGCAGGCGGCCAACGCAAGGGAGAGGGACAGGACGCACAGCGTGAACACGGCCTTCACGGCACTCCGCACGCTTATCCCCACCGAGCCCGCCGACAGGAAGCTCTCCAAGATAGAGACGCTGCGCCTGGCCTCCAGCTACATCTCCCACCTGGCCAACGTGCTGCTGCTGGGGGAGGACTGCCGGGACGGACAGCCATGCCTCGGTTACCAGAGCATCCTGCACGGCACCACGGTGCACAGCGCGCCCTCACTGAGGCCCATCTGCACCTTCTGCCTCAGCAACCAGAGGAAACTG ctcagagatggagggaagCACTCAGCTGCTGTGTGA